The following are from one region of the Myxocyprinus asiaticus isolate MX2 ecotype Aquarium Trade chromosome 2, UBuf_Myxa_2, whole genome shotgun sequence genome:
- the LOC127414888 gene encoding ubiquitin thioesterase OTUB1-like, translating to MADELQESSQGEMEGVNCLAHDEAIMAQQDRIQQEIATSNPLVSERQDLSVLQSEYAAEDTIYQLKIKDLHKKYSYIRKTRPDGNCFYRAFGFAHLESLLDDNKELRRLKAVAAKSKLDLVNQGFTEFTIEDFHNTFMNLIELCEKQQSLGELLSSFNDQSMSDYIVVYLRLLTSGYLQREHAFFQHFIEGGRSVKEFCQQEVEPMSKESDHIHIIALAKALNVPVLVEYMDRGEGGTVNHHIFPEGSVPRIFLLYRPGHYDILYM from the exons ATGGCGGATGAGCTGCAGGAATCGTCGCAGGGAGAGATGGAGG GAGTGAACTGCCTCGCACATGACGAGGCCATTATGGCACAGCAGGACCGCATTCAGCAAGAG ATAGCCACCTCTAACCCTTTGGTGTCAGAGAGACAAGATCTCTCTGTGCTTCAGAGTGAATATGCTGCAGAGGACACCATCTACCAACTCAAGATAAAG GACCTTCACAAAAAGTATTCGTACATTCGGAAGACACGACCAGATGGGAATTGCTTCTACAGAGCCTTTGGCTTCGCACATTTGGAGTCACTACTTGATGACAACAAAGAGCTGCGAAG GCTCAAAGCTGTGGCAGCTAAGAGCAAACTGGACCTTGTAAACCAGGGCTTCACTGAATTCACTATTGAGgactttcacaacact TTCATGAACTTGATAGAGCTGTGTGAAAAGCAACAATCACTTGGAGAACTGCTGAGCTCCTTTAACGACCAGAGCATGTCTGACTACATAGTGGTTTACCTCAGGCTTCTGACCTCTGGATACCTGCAGCGGGAACATGCATTCTTTCAGCACTTCATAGAGGGCGGTCGCTCTGTCAAAGAGTTTTGCCAGCAG gaGGTGGAGCCTATGTCGAAAGAAAGCGACCACATCCATATCATTGCCTTAGCAAAGGCCCTGAATGTGCCCGTATTAGTGGAATACATGGACAGAGGAGAGGGTGGAACAGTGAACCATCATATCTTCCCTGAAGGAAGTGTACCACGCATCTTCCTCCTGTACCGCCCTGGCCACTATGACATCCTGTACATGTGA